In the Nomascus leucogenys isolate Asia chromosome 5, Asia_NLE_v1, whole genome shotgun sequence genome, one interval contains:
- the JUN gene encoding transcription factor AP-1 codes for MTAKMETTFYDDALNASFLPSESGPYGYSNPKILKQSMTLNLADPVGSLKPHLRAKNSDLLTSPDVGLLKLASPELERLIIQSSNGHITTTPTPTQFLCPKNVTDEQEGFAEGFVRALAELHSQNTLPSVTSAAQPVNGAGMVAPAVASVAGGSGSGGFSASLHSEPPVYANLSNFNPGALSSGGGAPSYGAAGLAFPAQPQQQQQPPQPPHHLPQQMPVQHPRLQALKEEPQTVPEMPGETPPLSPIDMESQERIKAERKRMRNRIAASKCRKRKLERIARLEEKVKTLKAQNSELASTANMLREQVAQLKQKVMNHVNSGCQLMLTQQLQTF; via the coding sequence ATGACTGCAAAGATGGAAACGACCTTCTATGACGATGCCCTCAACGCCTCGTTCCTCCCGTCCGAGAGCGGACCTTATGGCTACAGTAACCCCAAGATCCTGAAACAGAGCATGACCCTGAACCTGGCCGACCCAGTGGGGAGCCTGAAGCCGCACCTCCGCGCCAAGAACTCGGACCTCCTCACCTCGCCCGACGTGGGGCTGCTCAAGCTGGCGTCGCCCGAGCTGGAGCGCTTGATAATCCAGTCCAGCAACGGGCACATCACCACCACGCCGACCCCCACCCAGTTCCTGTGCCCCAAGAACGTGACAGACGAGCAGGAGGGCTTCGCCGAGGGCTTCGTGCGCGCCCTGGCCGAACTGCACAGCCAGAACACGCTGCCCAGCGTCACGTCGGCGGCGCAGCCTGTCAAcggggcgggcatggtggctcccgcggTAGCCTCGGTGGCAGGGGGCAGCGGCAGCGGCGGCTTCAGCGCCAGCTTGCACAGCGAGCCGCCGGTCTACGCCAACCTCAGCAACTTCAACCCAGGCGCGCTGAGCAGCGGCGGCGGGGCGCCCTCCTACGGCGCGGCCGGCCTGGCCTTTCCCGCGCaaccccagcagcagcagcagccgccgcAGCCGCCGCACCACCTGCCCCAGCAGATGCCCGTGCAGCACCCGCGGCTGCAGGCCCTGAAGGAGGAGCCTCAGACGGTGCCCGAGATGCCCGGCGAGACACCGCCCCTGTCCCCCATCGACATGGAGTCCCAGGAGCGGATCAAGGCGGAGAGGAAGCGCATGAGGAACCGCATCGCTGCCTCCAAGTGCCGAAAAAGGAAGCTGGAGAGAATCGCCCGGCTGGAGGAAAAAGTGAAAACCTTGAAAGCTCAGAACTCGGAGCTGGCGTCCACGGCCAACATGCTCAGGGAACAGGTGGCACAGCTTAAACAGAAAGTCATGAACCACGTTAACAGTGGGTGCCAACTCATGCTAACGCAGCAGTTGCAAACATTTTGA